GTTTGTATTCACATGCCGTAAATATCTATGAAACAACAATGCAAAAGTAAGTAAAACACAAGACCGTAAATCGTACTCCCTTTGTCCCGGATATATTTTTCCCGGATAAAAACACAGTTTAAGGAATATCATTATTACATTGTATTTTTGTTACTTTACAATTTAACTCTTACTTTTTACAGATATAGTTACTTTTTGTAAAGGGGATAAAGAACTTTATCtttatctttttataaatttatgaattattttgGTTTAAAATAAATATTATGAATTATTATGGTCCTTATCCATGAAAATGTACAGTTAATTTAAGATATCTCCAAATTAAATACATAATAATAGATTTGGGAAACAACAATGCAAAATTAAGTAGTTACACGACCTTAAACATATAGGGAAACAATAAAGCAAAAGTAAGTAAAAATCTAGGAAACAATAATGCAAAATAAGTAAATATCCAGGAAACAACAATGgaaactaaagaatttctttccttTCTTTTGACTTTTTAGGCAGTTGACTCATCTTTAAAGTTGACTCATCTTATGATTTAAGCGAACCCTAACATAAATTTAACCTCCTCATCTTCAAGGTAGTAATCCCAGCAATAATACACAAATCGCAACCGGAACCAGTAATCGCAGGTCAAGTGAGGGTTCTAATAGGTTTAATTTTGGGGTTCGGTGTTGATGTCTTCCTCGTTGATTGTTAATTTCTGCTATATCTGGTATGTAAAGCACCCTTTTATTGTAATCTAGATCAAACAATAACCATCTTGCAATTTTTTTCACTGGTTGCCATGAATCTTAGTACTTTTCTGTTTCCTAGTTCTTTGTCCTCATCTATATATGTACACTGGGATTGCAGTTGTACATGAGTGGTAGTGGCctgcagtggcgattctaggatcaaaaccCAATAGGCTCCCAAAAATTTATTCGATAACTTTCTTGCACAAACTATTGAATGTGTCGGGTCAAATAGGGTCGGGTCGTGTCGCGCCCAAAACACAAACATAAAATTGAATAATACTCGTAAAATATAAGGTTGTTCATATTCAGTATAAATTGGCATATACAGTAGCAATTTCACATTATCAGATTTTAAAGTAGCAATTGCCTATATAATAGCAATTTTACAATAGTATTTTAACCCATGTTCAATAGTTAGGTAGTTATGAGTAATGAAATTAGGGATTCATATAAAATAACTATAACAGATATATTTAACATTACACATACATCTTACTTGCAACCATATAATGAATTCACTATGAGTACTCacaataaaacatatatatatatatatatatatatatatatatatatatatatatatatatatatatatatatatatatatatatatatatatatacacatatatatacacataaaaatacaCATAATTGTCATAATATATGTTTGATAGGAAATTTAACAAATTATGTTCATTCTTAGACAAACATTACACATTCTGGTGGAAGAATTAAAATTACGTCATGTTATATTACGTTTATGTTTTcattatatatttgaaaatattataagatttcttaaatatccaatggatatccattaacctgcTTAATCCACTAGATATGAATATAGATGGATGGACTAAACTTAAATATAGATAAACAAAAACTCTATGGATATGAATATGACCTTACGGCCTCACCTGATTCATTGATATTCCTAGGATGAAGGAATGGAGATGGAACCGTAAGAAAATGTGATGTAGAAGGAAGTAAAAAAATCCAGAATAGGAATTTGACACGAGTATGTTTATTTTTATATCTAAATTATTCAATGGCTCATACTATAAAATCATAAATGGGCTAACTTCAAACACTTTAGTAGTCCAAACTATTAAACTATAATCTCTAAAAAATTATGGGGTtccattattatatttagtggtgtcctatataaaaaaataataataattttgtgataaatttcgaaaaactagtggtgtcacTGGACCCCGTGCCTCTTCACCTAAAGTCGCCACTGGTGGCCTACCCTCTAACACGcttgaggtcaggagttcgactccactCCAGGGCAACAATTAATGCAATCCTATCCTGGCCTTTCAGAATCACCCGGGCCACCTTTCTCACATCGTGTTGGGGGTAAAGGGATGGGGAGTTTTACTTGGCCATGCCCTTGTATCGGTTCAAGGTTTCTTCCCGGTCAGCGATGGGGGAGGGGTATTTATCGCtgaatcggcatagtcgaaacgggagatgatcgcaacaggTAGTTTAATCCCTCTCGGGTGATCCCAAAAATCGCTgtaaaaaaaatctatatatacACTAATTTATTACATAAATCAGATCAGGTATTattgtacaacaacaacaacaacaacaacaacaacaacaacaatacccaatccaacgaaagtggggtatgggggaggtgagtgtagacaatcattcctcgtaccctagattagaaggaagtcactactccacccgcgggtatagaacccgcgcctagataaggtcgtccctccctctactctagcgcaaaagagattgcttcccaAAGGACCTCCGACCCGAAGAGCTCATAAGAACGAAATAGAGAGGGCAAATGATACGTACCTGTACGAGTAATGAGCGCCTAGCAAGAAGCAACCATACACAGTAACCATAAAGGGgacacatatagcagtaatgcacaacagtagggcaaagagcatgaataaaatagtgcacataaccatttaatttcaggtagacatacagacaaacaaaatatatacatatacatatacatatacatatacatatacatatacatatacatatacatatacatatacatatacatatatatatatatatatatatacacacccaCCCACACAGACACACACATCGATATATATATACCACACGAAAGCATGGAAAAAAAAAACTCGTGCTTAAACataaatacatatagatacattcgtagatatatatacctaggtacagatacaagacagacaaacatacatacaccaatacatgcacttagatacatagatacatatatagatacaaacatataCATCGGTACATATATATAGCCTAAAAACATATACATAGATACAAAGGCATATAAACCATGTAGAGGGGTATAAATAGTGTGGTTATTGAATATCTGATTATAGTTATATATGTAGTTGTATAATAAAAGTAACTAacacaatgaaaaaaaaaaaaaaaaaaaaaaaaaacctactcaAAAACCTacgtaatatgtatatgtatgtacttTTTTTTTAATAGTCAAGTTGCAGTTGAAGTATTCTCACGGATTTATCTAATATTTAATTTTATGATTCAAAGCCCACATGTAGCATGCTCCCAGCTTCAATTCAAAATTTTCTAGGATCATATATCAATAGCAAGTTCGACAATATAAAAATGAAAGTTAAAGTTCAAATTTGACCTCTTTCTCAAAAGCTTAAAAACTAACAGAATAAGTAAAGCTttaaaaacgcttttaaccatcaCTAGATAGCTCAGTGATTAGGGCCCTGAGTTCTTTGCAAAAGGTCTCACGTTCGAATCCCGTCTAGGAGTCtaggacgaatatttagtggtggtcagggaagggttggaaacagccagggattAATCCTGCTGAGCTGCGTAtatcagagtatggggtcggattactcgccctcccgggtaacccgaacagggaaaaccttctacctttaaAAACGCTTTTGAAGACCTTTGTTAGGATGCTGAATGCTCTAATAACTACTCCAGCCACCGGTTAATATAAATGTAACAGTTTCGTATAGCCCATGACTACTATGACATCCCACGTAAAAAACtcaaacaacaggaacaacaatacccaatcccgcatatGTGAGGTATGGgcattcctctatcctagaatagaagagaagtcgtttctctaCCAACGAGTCCCCACAagaagagaaagtcatccctctctactccagggtagagaaATTGCTTCCGTGTAACCTCCGaccaaaatacataaattaaaaataaatagaaataattaaAGAATAATAAGAACAAaagcaaaaacaaaacaaaaacaaaataaaaacaaaaacaaaaatgaagacgccatgaaaatggtagaatcaaattttcatgggtcttAAAGCCTGCCTGGAATAATAAAAAACTCGAAGTTACAACTTAATAGTAATAAAAATTCATATAACAGAGatctggatatatatatatatatatatatatatatatatatatatatatatatatatatatatatatatatatatatatatatatatatatatatatatatatagtggaccaatcgagtgataagcactaaatggggtacaaactggataagtgaatatgggcctcacatttcattattttaataaaaGTCACTGAAAAACGCGGAGGGGCATAATCGTCATTTACTAAAAATTCCTGGAACAATATCCCATTAATTTCTTGAGCACAACACATCTGGTAACCATCGTCTATATCGTCACCTTCATCGACTACATCAATTCCACCTCTATACTCCGTCGCAACCTGCAAATCATCAAACAATCACTGTTAGATGTCTCCGTTGAAATGGTGACGGTGAATTCCGCAAAATCGATACCTGACGTTGACTGGAGAACGAACACGAAGAAACCCTAATTTTAATTTCATTTAGGAACCATTAATGTTGGAGCGCGTCCTGATCAACCATCAGATGGTGAGCGATGTCACCATCTTCATCTGATTCAGATGCTTCTATGTTTTCTATTGATGCTGATTTAGCTGATAAAAACGCTGCAGGGTAATTGACCGTTATTATGCTTCTGAATTGATAATTCATTAGTTTATAAATCAATAGATGAAATTGATATAAGTATATGGTGATATATGATATGAATTGATTGTGTACAGGTTCTGTATAATTGAAGGACCTGAAACAGTGCAGGATTTTGATAAAATGGATGTACAGAAAATACAGGATAATATACGCAGTCGCCTGAACAAAATATTTTTGCATATGGAAGAGGTATGTTTCAGTAAGTTTCTCAGAATTTGTATACTTGTTATAATATGCAAGTTTTTGAATTGCTTTGTGCACCTACTTATAAAGACTAGTATTTTCAATTTTTGTTACACATTTATAAATTGTTTAAAAAGGTTGAATCTTCAATTTGTATCCTTTTAATTCAATTTTTTATGACTAACCTTTTACCTGCAAGGTAATTACTAATTACATATCTACATGTTGCTAGTTGCAGTCCTGATAATATGTCGATCAACTTCTTTTGTTTCAAAATTGCTAACACATCGTTTATGCTGAGTGCTAGAATATTGTCATATGTCACATAACCAATGTTGAATTTGTAAATAATGCACTATATAGTTCTGATTTTGCTTAATAACGTATCTTTTTTAATGCAAAATTTTAGTGAGGATGATCCCATAGTTGCATCCTTCTCTGGGGGAGTAGTTGGTGCGATTTCAGCCTTGATGGTGGTTGAAATAAACAATGTAAAACACCAGGAACATAAAAGATGCAAGTATTGTTTAGGAACAGGTAAGCGTTTTTAAATCGACCGGGTCGTTAAATTTCTATTTGAGGGTAATTTAAAGTTGAAAAGTGAAAAATAGATGTTATATTTGTTGATGATCTTGTCTGACGCAGGGTATCTAGCATGTGCTCGATGTGCTAACACAGGGTCAATTGTTCTTATTGACCCGGTTGCATCGGCTAACGGTGGAAATCAACCTCTgtcaccacccaaaaccgaaagaTGTTCCAACTGCTCGAGTGCAGGCAAagtaagtattttttttatcattcatcgggtatttttatcattcatcgggtattaTTTTTTCATGGAAATCTCACCCAGGCCCAACGTTTAGATGTAAGCTTCGAATTATAATTTCCTACTCTAATTTACTAATCAAAGAAAGAGACTATGAATTTTTTTTAGCTGTTGTTTTCTGACATTAAAAACTTTGTCTGTACAGGCCCTGGAACTTTTTAGAAGGCAGGAAGTTAATTTTTTGATCGCAACTAATGTTGCCACTTGGGTAAGTTGCTGTTTCTTTTAGTTAGTATTTGTTTTAAAAATGGTGGGATGGATGTAACCGAATGTTAACTTTCAACACTGATTATTAACCTCTTTAATGGTTTTTACAGGGGCTTgatattattggagttaaaacagtcATTAACTAGGTAAGTTTTCTCTTTATTGCTTCTGTTTTTCACTTTATCATTAACATGTTTATGCACTATTTCTCACGTGTTCTCCGATTTGGGGCGTTCGTTTTTAGCTTTTTGTAATCGTTTAGCTGCAACTTTGTTAAAAAAGATGATCCTTTTGATTAAATAGAATGGTGCAAGTGAATAGTGAAAGTGTCCAGTTTTGGATTGATCCACTTTTAACACATTTGATTATCTATTTTAAACCTAATTCAAGATTAAGATGCTTTTGCCCCATTTCGCTTGAGTGTCTTTTTTGACTCCATTATATGTCATGTTAGATTTTTTGTTGCTTCTCAAATAGTAAGAATATGTGAGACATCCAACTATACTCGGTTCACCGTTGGAGACAAACATAACCCAAGTCGAACCCAAGTCTTTCATCtagtttttttttatcattattcacCTCATTTTTTAGCAAATcttttatcattcattatatccttttttatcttttattaaatttttttttttatcattgacCCCTTTTTTATCATGCATCACctaatttttatcattcatcatcttcttttttatcattcatcacctcctttttatcattcatcttctttttttatcattcatcacattATTTTGTCATTCTTCGCTTATCATTCATTAGCTATCTTTATCATTCACtggtatttttatcatttatcggatatttttatcattcatcgggtactttttatcattcatcacattcttttatcattcatcgtttatcagctacttttatcattcatttggtatttttatcaattatcggtattttgatgaatgataaatgcttGATGAATTATACTGTTTGATGAATgtgaagtgtttgatgaatgataacattatgatgaatgataaacgtTTTCTGATAAAAGATAAGTATTTTTTATATGAATGATAACAATTAGATaaatgataattgtttgataattgggcatttggtctagtggtatgattctTGCTTTCGGTGCGagaggtcccgagttcgattctcggaaTGCCTTCTTCTTTTTTATAAAATTAATCATATTATAtcatctatttgaaattccactacttttgtaattatattaaaatgtttgatgatataaaatattttaatacaagataatcattttgtgatgaatgattattgttttcttatgaataataaccgatatttaaaaatgataactatttgacgaaaaataatttagatgaatgataattttttctaatgaatgataaatgtttgatgaatgataattttctgatgaaatgataactatttgatgaatgataattgttttccgatgaatgttaaatgttttacgatgaatgataattatttttCAATGAATCATAATTATTTTCCGATGAATGATAaacgtttttcgatgaatgataaatgtttgatgaatgataaatttttttcgatgaatgataattgtctgaTTATAATtgttttttgatgaatgataaatgtttttcgatAAATGATAAATCTTTttctgatggttggtggtggttggggtggttggtggtggttggtggtggtcgtTGGTGGTGGTCGTTGGTTGTGGTGGTtggtgggtagtggtggtggttggtggtcgtgggttgatggttggtggtgggtagtggtggttggtggtggtgggcggTGGTCGTGGTGGTGGGTGGCGATGGTTGGTGGTGTTGATTGATGGTgctggttggtgatggtggtggttgccggtggtggttggaggtgatgggtggtggtggtagttggtggtggtggttggtggtggtgggtggtggtggtggtggttggtagtagtggtggtggttggtggtgggtggtggttggtggttggtggtggtgggtggtggtgggtggtggtggtggtaggtggtggtggttgttggttgtggttgtggtggtggtggtggtggtagtgagtggtggtggtggtttgtggtggtgggtggtggtgatggaagtttgtggtggtgggtggtggttggtggtgggggtggtggtggtggttggaggTGATGGTtggtgtgtgacaacccggaaatttccaaccaaatttaaactttatcttcatatgatttaatatttccgacacgataagcaaaggctgtaatgttgaaatctcaaaaactttgaactatgttcatgtattcatttacctttcgactgctctcgactattcacaaacaattatgtgtaaatagatatgtatgaatatatacatatgtgtgattattaaattgagaaatattaatgaaacattaaacggtttgattaatatgaaaataagttacgaaatctattatatgaattgagaacgttaacaaggtattagatgaataatactttacatgaacgtaattatttcaagatatttttcaacggaattaaaagataatatcaaatgatttatttatcagatacattgtatgattatgagtctctgttgaaaggtccactttgatttagaaaacctttcctttttaacggtattcgaaatgattggtaaagtgatttacaagtaagaacaaaattgtcaattaacggtaactagacaaaagttagtagagattcctgtttaattttcaatgcatgctttacaataactttctcgtgactcttgataagttaattatttaactttcataaaattaatagtaagaacatgaaatgtaaatggatgtcgacaaggtaagcaaatggatatgttgatttaaaacgatttcatacgtttaattgtccattggacttaaccctgcgatttacgaataaactgtaagtaaaaactagaaatccattatgacttatatatgattttactttatgaaatgaaaatgttttatgatataacaatttctattatttaaaccttttaataaaatgctaTTGAATATAAGTAGTATTGgaaaaactaaaccttatagtattatttgatttagtttcaaacgtacgaaaacatttttattctttcgatataatagaatttgattataaaatgtttttatggattttcaatgatatgaaaataaaaataaagataaaataaagatttctaatgggcaccaaaagactataacgtttcatctcaagatcgcaagttaaaatgatggaaatcactaagcatgcacactttcacgagaaaaatcataactaaatcatactgactcgaaaaagggtgattccggtgtccagacgtccgtaactcaaaaatatacaactttcatgaagacaccatacgcggatcgcgtacctatctacgcgaaacgcgtaatgttgtgtCGATATATTTTTGTGGCGGCTCACTATTTaacatgttttttatttattttaatattatattatattattatattatttatatacctatatatatatatatgatcgatcataattgttttctaactacctatctctcacactctctctataattatatttattattattattagtattattattattattattagtattattatacataaaatattacgacgatgtcatgagcgagttatttcaaaacgggtttttcgagcgggatagagctaaggaaattatgggttatagctatggaggttatg
This genomic stretch from Rutidosis leptorrhynchoides isolate AG116_Rl617_1_P2 chromosome 11, CSIRO_AGI_Rlap_v1, whole genome shotgun sequence harbors:
- the LOC139874366 gene encoding protein ORANGE-GREEN, chloroplastic-like; its protein translation is MSPSSSDSDASMFSIDADLADKNAAGFCIIEGPETVQDFDKMDVQKIQDNIRSRLNKIFLHMEEVESSICILLIQFFMTNLLPASEDDPIVASFSGGVVGAISALMVVEINNVKHQEHKRCKYCLGTGYLACARCANTGSIVLIDPVASANGGNQPLSPPKTERCSNCSSAGKALELFRRQEVNFLIATNVATWGLDIIGVKTVIN